CGAGGGCAGCAAGAAAGTCGAAGGTCGCTTGGGTGAACATGATGTACTCCATAAACCGGGCTCGCTTTTTGGGGAAGATCACTGACGGCGAGTAAGGTTTTTGATAGAATCCTTGGTTTTGGTAAAAGTGACAGATCAAGATGACCGATGCAATCAGCCGCGCCTGCGGCAAATGTGAACTCTGCAGCGCAGAAACCGAACTTTCCCTGTTTGAAGTACCAGCCAGTGGCGATCGCACTGATAACGATATTGCCCTGTGCGGTACCTGTCAGGCGCAAATTGCCGACACCGCCACCCTGGATGTCAACCACTGGCGTTGTCTGAACGAAAGCATGTGGAGCACAGTGCCTGCCGTACAGGTAATGGCTGCCCGTATGCTCAAAGAACTTTCCAGCGAAACCTGGGCTCAGGATCTGCTGGATATGATGTATCTGGACGAAGACACCCAGGCCTGGGTTGATGCTGCCAACGCCGAAGCTGCGCTGGATGCCGATGCCGCTCCAACACTGGACAGCAATGGCGCTCAGCTCGCCGCCGGCGATACCGTGGTGATCATCAAAGACCTGAACGTGAAGGGAACCAGTTTTGTGGCCAAGCGCGGCACCGCCGTGCGTAACATTGCCCTGACGAACAATCCCGAGCACATCGAAGGCCGGGTAAATGGTACCCGCATCGTTATCTTGAGCTGCTACGTTAAGAAATCCTGAGTGCGGTTTCAGTCTTCATTCAGTGAAAAGGCTGCCTTCGGGCGGCCTTTTTTATGGTTTATCCCCGGATGTCCTAATTCAGGCTGGTCATACATACCCCTTAATTTTCTCGCCATTAAGGTCGCATCAGCGCCATTGAACTCGTACGGCTTCCTTTGCTAATTGCCTGAGTTACAATGGCTAAAAATACCAGCGGGACGCTATGATGGCCAGAAAACGTGAACCCTTCAAACTCGGCGACACTCAGGTGGCTGCCGGCACCCAAGCCACGGTGCGCCTGCCGGTGGCAAGGCTCTACAACGATACGCCGGTCGACCTTCAGGTCGAGGTATTTCATGGCAACAAGGCTGGCCCAGTGCTGCTGGTCTGCGCCGCCATTCATGGTGATGAACTCAACGGCATCGAAATTTGTCGTCGTCTGCAGGGGCGTATCAATCCCAAGGCGCTTACTGGTACCGTGCTCATGGTGCCCGTGGTCAACGTGTTTGGTTTTATTCAAAAGTCCCGTTATTTGCCCGACAGACGCGACCTTAACCGCTGTTTTCCCGGCTCGGAGAAGGGTGCACTCACCAGTCGCCTGGCTCACCTTGTCACCCGGGAGCTGGTGTCCCGCGCGACCCATATTCTTGATTTGCACACAGGTGCCATTCACCGCGATAACCTGCCGCAAATTCGCTGTAATACCGATGA
This portion of the Shewanella amazonensis SB2B genome encodes:
- a CDS encoding PhnA domain-containing protein, translated to MTDAISRACGKCELCSAETELSLFEVPASGDRTDNDIALCGTCQAQIADTATLDVNHWRCLNESMWSTVPAVQVMAARMLKELSSETWAQDLLDMMYLDEDTQAWVDAANAEAALDADAAPTLDSNGAQLAAGDTVVIIKDLNVKGTSFVAKRGTAVRNIALTNNPEHIEGRVNGTRIVILSCYVKKS